From a region of the Bradyrhizobium diazoefficiens genome:
- a CDS encoding diacylglycerol kinase → MLRIWKATINSRNGLAFAFRSEQAVREEIFALVVSVPLAWFISATAMRAVELVCAVAFVLVVELLNTAIEKLADRLTMDHDKQIGRVKDMGSAAVGVALLMAGAFWIFAIVERLGFV, encoded by the coding sequence TTGCTGCGGATCTGGAAGGCCACGATCAATTCCCGTAACGGTCTGGCCTTTGCATTTCGATCGGAGCAGGCCGTCCGTGAGGAGATCTTTGCGCTCGTGGTGTCGGTACCGCTCGCCTGGTTCATCAGCGCGACCGCGATGCGGGCCGTCGAGCTGGTTTGTGCCGTCGCCTTCGTGCTGGTCGTCGAGCTGCTCAACACCGCGATCGAAAAGCTCGCCGACCGCCTGACCATGGATCACGACAAGCAGATCGGCCGGGTCAAGGACATGGGCTCGGCGGCGGTCGGCGTGGCGCTGTTGATGGCCGGCGCGTTCTGGATCTTTGCCATCGTCGAGCGGTTGGGTTTCGTCTGA
- the cysS gene encoding cysteine--tRNA ligase, with product MELRLYDTLTKEKRTFVPLDANNLRMYVCGPTVYDFAHIGNARPVIVFDVLFRLLRHLYGEAHVKYVRNITDVDDKINDRAARDFPGLPLNEAIRKVTEQTGKQFHADVDALGCLRPSVEPRATEHIGEMREIIERLVEGGFAYAAEDHVLFSPQAMNAVDSTLPRYGALSKRSLDEMIAGARVDVAPYKRDATDFVLWKPSKPGEPSWPAPAGIKVEGRPGWHIECSAMAWKHLGEHFDIHGGGIDLVFPHHENEIAQTCCAFHQQRMANYWMHNGFLQVESEKMSKSLGNFVTIHELLQDWPGEALRLNMLKTHYRSPIDWTMKSLEESAKTLDDWYHAAADVAPGRPAASVVEPLLDDLNTPLAIAALHGLRGSSDASALAGSLRLLGFLSESTAQWEGRKRQASGVDAKEVERLIADRTAARARKDFGESDRIRDLLAAMGVAIKDSKEGTTWEIAR from the coding sequence ATGGAATTGCGCCTCTACGATACGCTGACGAAGGAAAAGCGCACCTTCGTGCCGCTCGATGCGAACAACCTCCGCATGTATGTCTGCGGACCGACGGTCTATGATTTCGCCCATATCGGTAATGCGCGGCCGGTCATCGTGTTCGACGTGCTGTTTCGGCTGCTGCGCCATCTCTATGGCGAGGCGCATGTCAAATATGTCCGCAACATCACCGACGTCGACGACAAGATCAACGACCGTGCCGCGCGCGATTTCCCCGGCCTGCCGCTGAACGAGGCAATCCGCAAGGTCACCGAGCAGACCGGCAAGCAGTTTCACGCCGATGTCGATGCGCTGGGTTGCTTGCGGCCGAGCGTCGAGCCGCGCGCGACCGAGCATATCGGCGAGATGCGCGAGATCATCGAACGGCTTGTGGAGGGCGGCTTTGCCTATGCCGCCGAGGACCACGTGCTGTTCTCGCCGCAGGCGATGAACGCCGTCGACTCGACCCTGCCACGCTATGGCGCGCTGTCGAAGCGTTCGCTCGACGAGATGATCGCCGGCGCCCGCGTCGATGTCGCGCCCTACAAGCGCGATGCCACCGACTTCGTGCTGTGGAAGCCGTCCAAGCCCGGCGAGCCGTCATGGCCGGCGCCGGCCGGCATCAAGGTCGAGGGGCGTCCTGGCTGGCACATCGAATGCTCGGCCATGGCGTGGAAGCATCTCGGCGAGCATTTCGACATCCATGGCGGCGGTATCGATCTCGTGTTTCCGCATCACGAGAACGAGATCGCGCAGACCTGCTGCGCCTTCCACCAGCAACGCATGGCGAACTACTGGATGCACAACGGCTTCCTCCAGGTCGAGAGCGAGAAGATGTCGAAGAGCCTCGGCAACTTCGTGACCATTCACGAGCTGCTGCAGGATTGGCCGGGTGAGGCGCTGCGTCTGAACATGCTGAAGACGCATTACCGGTCGCCGATCGACTGGACCATGAAGTCGCTGGAGGAGAGCGCCAAGACGCTCGACGACTGGTACCACGCCGCGGCCGACGTCGCGCCCGGCAGGCCGGCGGCGTCGGTGGTCGAGCCACTGCTGGACGATCTCAATACGCCGCTGGCCATCGCGGCGTTGCATGGTCTGCGTGGCAGCAGCGATGCGAGCGCCCTGGCGGGCTCGTTGCGCCTGCTCGGCTTCCTTTCGGAGAGCACTGCGCAGTGGGAAGGCCGCAAGCGGCAGGCGAGCGGCGTCGATGCCAAGGAAGTCGAACGCCTGATCGCGGACCGGACGGCGGCGCGCGCGCGCAAGGACTTTGGCGAGTCCGACCGCATCCGTGATCTGCTCGCTGCAATGGGCGTTGCGATCAAAGACTCCAAGGAGGGAACGACCTGGGAGATCGCGCGATGA
- a CDS encoding TIGR00730 family Rossman fold protein — protein sequence MSTIKTVCVYCGSGPGTNPNFIEAAKALGKALAENKVRLVYGGGSLGLMGAVATSVLDHGGTVTGIIPDFLRLRENALTRVQEMVVTPDMHERKRLMFERSDAFVALPGGLGTLEELVEQLTWQQLGRHAKPVLLANVDGFWEPLFSLVAHMRQTQFIRTGLSVDILKADKVEEIIPRLRAAAAQIPDSQRDLAPEVARKL from the coding sequence ATGAGCACGATTAAAACCGTCTGTGTCTATTGCGGCTCCGGCCCCGGAACCAATCCCAACTTCATCGAAGCGGCGAAAGCGCTTGGCAAAGCGCTCGCGGAAAACAAGGTTCGCCTCGTTTACGGCGGCGGCTCGCTCGGACTGATGGGGGCGGTCGCAACCTCGGTGCTGGATCACGGCGGCACTGTCACCGGTATTATCCCTGACTTCCTCCGGCTGCGCGAGAACGCGCTGACGCGCGTCCAGGAGATGGTCGTCACGCCCGACATGCACGAGCGCAAGCGGCTGATGTTCGAGCGCTCCGACGCCTTCGTCGCCTTGCCTGGAGGGCTCGGCACGCTCGAGGAGCTGGTCGAGCAGTTGACCTGGCAGCAACTCGGCCGTCACGCCAAGCCCGTGCTGCTCGCCAATGTCGACGGCTTCTGGGAGCCGCTGTTCTCTCTGGTGGCCCACATGCGCCAAACCCAGTTCATCCGCACCGGTCTCTCCGTCGATATCCTGAAGGCGGACAAGGTCGAGGAGATCATCCCACGGCTGCGCGCCGCGGCTGCGCAAATTCCCGACAGCCAGCGCGATCTTGCGCCCGAGGTGGCGCGCAAGCTGTAA
- a CDS encoding class II 3-deoxy-7-phosphoheptulonate synthase, giving the protein MSERWTPESWRSKPVLQVPDYPDAKALADVEAQLATFPPLVFAGEARNLKKALARVAAGEAFLLQGGDCAESFAEHGANNIRDFFRVLLQMAVVLTYAGAVPVVKVGRIAGQFAKPRSSPTEKIDGVELPSYRGDIVNDIAFTKEARVPDPQRQLMAYRQSAATLNLLRAFATGGFANLGSVHQWMLGFLKDSPQSRRYKELADRISDALNFMRACGLDLESHPELRATDFYTSHEALLLGYEQAMTRVDSTTGDWYATSGHMIWIGDRTRQLDHGHIEYFRGIKNPIGLKCGPSLKPDELLKLIDVLNPDNEPGRLTLIGRFGSDKVGEHLPNMIRAVKREGRVVVWSCDPMHGNTITSTSGYKTRPFDRILSEVKSFFAIHAAEGTHAGGVHLEMTGQDVTECLGGARAITDEDLNDRYHTVCDPRLNAEQSIDMAFLIAELLKQERAGKPKPMPIAAGL; this is encoded by the coding sequence ATGTCCGAGCGGTGGACGCCCGAGTCCTGGCGCAGCAAGCCGGTGCTACAGGTGCCCGACTATCCCGACGCCAAAGCTTTGGCTGACGTCGAGGCGCAGCTTGCGACCTTTCCGCCGCTGGTGTTCGCGGGCGAGGCGCGCAACCTGAAGAAGGCGCTGGCCCGCGTTGCCGCCGGCGAGGCCTTCCTGCTCCAGGGCGGCGACTGCGCCGAGAGCTTTGCCGAGCACGGCGCCAACAACATTCGCGATTTCTTCCGCGTGTTGCTGCAGATGGCGGTGGTGCTGACCTATGCCGGCGCGGTGCCGGTGGTGAAGGTCGGCCGCATCGCCGGCCAGTTCGCAAAACCGCGGTCGTCGCCGACCGAGAAAATTGATGGCGTCGAGCTGCCGAGCTATCGCGGCGACATCGTCAACGACATCGCCTTCACCAAGGAAGCGCGCGTGCCGGATCCGCAGCGCCAGCTGATGGCCTATCGCCAGTCGGCCGCGACGCTGAACCTGCTCCGCGCCTTCGCCACCGGCGGCTTCGCCAATCTCGGCAGCGTACATCAGTGGATGCTCGGCTTCCTGAAGGATAGTCCGCAGTCCCGCCGTTACAAGGAGCTGGCCGACCGCATCTCGGACGCGCTCAACTTCATGCGCGCCTGCGGCCTCGATCTCGAGAGCCATCCGGAGCTGCGCGCGACCGATTTCTACACCAGCCACGAAGCACTGCTGCTCGGCTACGAGCAGGCCATGACCCGGGTCGATTCCACCACCGGCGACTGGTACGCGACCTCGGGCCACATGATCTGGATCGGCGATCGCACCCGCCAGCTCGATCATGGCCATATCGAGTATTTCCGCGGCATCAAGAACCCGATCGGGTTGAAGTGCGGCCCGTCGCTCAAGCCGGACGAGCTGCTGAAGCTGATCGACGTGCTCAATCCCGATAACGAGCCGGGCCGGTTGACGCTGATCGGCCGCTTCGGCTCCGACAAGGTCGGCGAGCACCTGCCGAACATGATCCGCGCCGTGAAGCGCGAGGGCCGGGTGGTGGTCTGGTCGTGCGATCCCATGCACGGCAACACCATCACCTCGACGTCGGGCTACAAGACCCGGCCGTTCGATCGTATCCTGTCCGAAGTGAAATCGTTCTTCGCGATCCATGCCGCCGAAGGCACCCATGCCGGCGGCGTGCATCTGGAAATGACCGGCCAGGACGTCACCGAATGCCTCGGCGGTGCCCGCGCGATCACGGACGAGGATCTCAACGACCGCTATCACACGGTCTGCGATCCCCGTCTCAATGCAGAGCAATCCATCGACATGGCCTTCCTGATCGCGGAACTCCTCAAGCAGGAGCGCGCCGGCAAGCCCAAGCCGATGCCGATCGCAGCGGGGCTCTAA
- a CDS encoding VOC family protein, translating into MIDHISVGVGNLERAAIFYETTLAALGLTRLVTRPRTVGFGKTYPEFWINFREGMPPVVRESGVHICLRAKTTGEVDAFHAAALWAGGASDGAPGIRPHDRVRYYAAFVIDPDGNRIEAVTFPAE; encoded by the coding sequence ATGATCGACCACATTTCCGTCGGCGTCGGCAATCTCGAACGCGCCGCGATATTCTACGAGACCACGCTCGCGGCCCTCGGCCTGACACGTCTCGTCACGCGCCCGCGGACGGTCGGCTTCGGCAAGACCTATCCCGAGTTCTGGATCAATTTCAGGGAAGGCATGCCGCCCGTAGTCCGGGAGAGCGGCGTGCACATCTGCCTGCGGGCAAAGACGACGGGTGAAGTCGACGCGTTTCACGCCGCGGCGCTTTGGGCCGGCGGTGCATCCGACGGCGCGCCCGGCATCCGCCCGCACGATCGCGTGCGCTACTACGCGGCCTTCGTCATCGATCCCGACGGCAACCGGATCGAGGCGGTGACGTTTCCAGCAGAGTAG
- the cimA gene encoding citramalate synthase, which produces MSSAQKERLYLFDTTLRDGAQTNGVDFTLADKQVIAAMLDDLGIDYVEGGYPGANPTDTEFFGTKPKLNRARFTAFGMTRRAGRSVSNDPGVAGLLEAKADAICFVAKASAYQVRVALETTKEENLASIRDSVAAAKAAGREVMLDCEHFFDGYKEDPGFALACAKAAFDAGARWVVLCDTNGGTMPHEVEAIVTEVTRHIPGDHVGIHAHNDTEQAVANSLAAVRAGARQIQGTLNGLGERCGNANLCSLIPTLKLKREFSDAFEIGVTAEKLATLVKVSRTLDDMLNRVPNRHAAYVGESAFVTKTGIHASAVLKDPQTYEHVLPETVGNHRKVLVSDQAGRSNVIAELDRAGIPYEKSDPKLTRLVEELKEREAAGYAYESANASFELLARRTLGKVPHYFEVEQFDVNVEQRYNALGERVTVALAVVKVDVAGERLISAAEGNGPVNALDVAMRKDLGKYQKYIEGLRLIDYRVRILNGGTGAVTRVLIESEDENGDSWTTVGVSPNIIDASFQALMDSVIYKLVKSGAPA; this is translated from the coding sequence ATGAGCTCGGCCCAGAAAGAGCGCCTCTATCTCTTCGACACCACGCTGCGCGATGGCGCGCAGACCAACGGCGTCGATTTCACGCTTGCCGACAAGCAGGTCATCGCCGCGATGCTCGATGATCTCGGCATCGACTATGTCGAGGGCGGCTATCCCGGCGCCAATCCGACCGACACCGAGTTCTTCGGCACCAAGCCGAAGCTCAATCGCGCGCGCTTCACTGCCTTCGGCATGACGCGCCGGGCCGGGCGGTCGGTCTCCAACGATCCCGGTGTGGCCGGGCTCCTGGAAGCGAAGGCGGATGCGATCTGTTTCGTGGCAAAGGCCTCGGCCTATCAGGTGCGCGTCGCGTTGGAGACGACGAAGGAGGAAAACCTCGCTTCGATCCGCGACAGCGTCGCGGCCGCGAAGGCCGCCGGTCGCGAGGTCATGCTCGACTGCGAGCATTTTTTCGACGGCTACAAGGAAGATCCAGGCTTTGCGCTCGCCTGTGCGAAAGCCGCCTTCGATGCCGGCGCGCGCTGGGTGGTGCTGTGCGACACCAATGGCGGCACCATGCCGCACGAGGTCGAGGCCATCGTCACCGAGGTGACAAGACATATCCCCGGCGATCACGTCGGCATCCACGCCCATAACGACACCGAGCAGGCGGTGGCTAATTCGCTCGCCGCGGTGCGTGCCGGCGCGCGACAGATCCAGGGCACGCTGAACGGCCTTGGCGAGCGCTGCGGCAACGCAAATCTCTGCTCGCTGATCCCGACACTGAAGCTGAAGCGGGAGTTTTCCGACGCCTTCGAGATCGGCGTCACGGCGGAGAAGCTGGCGACGCTTGTAAAAGTCTCGCGCACGCTCGACGACATGCTCAACCGCGTGCCGAACCGGCATGCGGCTTATGTCGGCGAGAGCGCCTTCGTCACCAAGACCGGCATCCATGCGTCCGCGGTGCTGAAGGACCCGCAGACCTACGAGCACGTGCTGCCGGAGACGGTCGGCAATCACCGCAAGGTTCTGGTCTCGGATCAGGCCGGGCGTTCCAACGTGATCGCCGAGCTCGACCGTGCCGGTATTCCCTACGAGAAGAGCGATCCGAAGCTGACGCGCCTCGTGGAGGAGTTGAAGGAGCGTGAGGCCGCCGGCTACGCCTATGAATCCGCCAACGCTTCGTTCGAGCTCCTGGCGCGCCGCACGCTCGGCAAGGTGCCGCATTATTTCGAGGTCGAGCAGTTCGATGTCAATGTCGAGCAGCGCTACAACGCGCTCGGCGAGCGCGTCACCGTGGCGCTCGCGGTGGTGAAGGTCGACGTCGCCGGCGAGCGCCTGATCTCGGCCGCCGAAGGCAACGGTCCCGTCAACGCGCTCGACGTTGCCATGCGCAAGGACCTCGGCAAGTACCAGAAATACATCGAGGGCTTGAGGCTGATCGATTACCGCGTGCGTATCCTCAACGGCGGTACCGGCGCGGTCACGCGCGTCCTGATCGAGAGCGAGGACGAGAACGGCGACAGCTGGACAACGGTCGGCGTCTCCCCGAACATCATTGACGCCTCGTTCCAGGCGCTGATGGATTCGGTGATCTACAAGCTCGTGAAATCGGGTGCACCGGCGTAA
- a CDS encoding NAD+ synthase, whose translation MTERLNAFAVTLAQLNPTVGDIEGNATKVRSARARASADGADLVLFPELFIAGYPPEDLVQKPAFQAACRAAIEALARETADDGPAMLVGTPWVEEGKLYNACALLDGGRIASLRFKCNLPNYGVFDEKRLFARGPAAGPVTVRGVRIGVPICEDIWLEESENYENVVETLAETGAEIILVPNGSPYARDKNDVRLSVAVARVTESGLPLVYLNQVCGQDELVFDGASFALNGDLSLAAQLPAFEENITTLHFTRNGDDWRCTGPVAEQPEGDKADYAACVLGLRDYVAKNGFPGVLLGISGGIDSALCAAIAVDALGADQVHGVMLPYRYTASHSIADAGELAGHLGIRYEVLPIAEAVSGFETILSGLFKNLPPDITEENLQARTRGTLLMAISNKTGLMVVTTGNKSEMSVGYATLYGDMNGGFNPIKDIYKTQVFRLAGLRNSWKPDGALGPAGEVIPPDIIARPPTAELRENQTDQDSLPPYDVLDTILERLVEREEPLDQIIAAGFDRETVTRIDHLLNVAEYKRRQAAPGVKVTPRNFGRDRRYPITNRFRDKGEPLAAPDEALVSRGSKASIDAFEG comes from the coding sequence ATGACCGAACGTCTCAATGCATTTGCGGTCACGCTCGCCCAACTCAATCCGACCGTGGGCGACATCGAGGGCAATGCTACCAAGGTACGCTCGGCGCGCGCGCGAGCTAGCGCCGACGGCGCTGATCTCGTGCTGTTTCCGGAATTGTTCATCGCCGGCTATCCGCCGGAAGACCTCGTGCAGAAGCCGGCCTTCCAGGCGGCATGCCGCGCTGCGATCGAAGCGCTGGCGCGCGAGACCGCCGATGACGGCCCGGCAATGCTGGTCGGTACGCCCTGGGTCGAGGAGGGCAAGCTCTACAACGCCTGCGCGCTGCTCGACGGCGGCCGCATCGCGAGCTTGCGCTTCAAATGCAATCTGCCGAACTACGGCGTGTTCGACGAGAAGCGGCTGTTTGCGCGCGGTCCTGCCGCTGGTCCCGTAACCGTGCGCGGCGTACGCATCGGCGTGCCGATCTGCGAGGACATCTGGCTGGAAGAATCCGAGAACTACGAGAACGTGGTCGAGACGCTGGCCGAGACCGGGGCCGAGATCATCCTGGTGCCGAACGGTTCTCCCTATGCTCGCGACAAGAACGACGTGCGCCTGTCGGTCGCGGTCGCGCGCGTCACCGAGAGCGGGCTGCCGCTGGTCTATCTCAACCAGGTTTGCGGCCAGGACGAACTGGTGTTCGACGGCGCCTCTTTCGCGCTGAATGGCGATCTCTCGCTCGCGGCGCAGCTGCCGGCGTTCGAGGAAAACATCACCACGCTGCACTTCACCAGAAACGGCGACGACTGGCGCTGCACGGGGCCGGTCGCGGAGCAGCCGGAGGGCGACAAGGCCGACTACGCGGCCTGCGTGCTGGGTCTGCGCGATTATGTTGCCAAGAACGGCTTTCCCGGCGTGCTGCTCGGCATCTCCGGCGGCATCGATTCAGCGCTGTGTGCAGCCATTGCGGTCGATGCGCTCGGCGCCGACCAGGTGCATGGCGTGATGCTGCCGTATCGCTACACCGCATCGCATTCGATTGCGGACGCCGGCGAGCTCGCCGGCCATCTCGGCATCCGCTACGAGGTCTTGCCGATCGCGGAAGCCGTGAGCGGGTTCGAGACCATCCTCTCGGGCCTGTTCAAGAATCTGCCGCCAGATATCACCGAGGAAAACCTCCAGGCCCGCACCCGCGGCACGCTGCTGATGGCGATCTCCAACAAGACCGGCCTGATGGTGGTGACAACAGGTAACAAGTCGGAAATGTCAGTCGGCTACGCCACGCTCTATGGCGACATGAACGGCGGCTTCAACCCGATCAAGGACATCTACAAGACCCAGGTGTTTCGGCTGGCAGGCTTGCGCAATTCCTGGAAGCCCGATGGCGCGCTCGGGCCGGCAGGCGAGGTCATTCCGCCCGACATCATCGCGCGTCCGCCGACCGCGGAATTGCGCGAGAACCAGACCGATCAGGATTCGTTGCCGCCTTACGACGTGCTCGATACCATCCTGGAGCGTCTGGTCGAACGTGAGGAGCCGCTGGATCAGATCATTGCCGCCGGCTTCGACCGCGAGACGGTCACGCGCATCGATCATCTCCTCAACGTCGCCGAATACAAGCGCCGTCAGGCCGCGCCCGGCGTGAAGGTGACTCCCAGGAATTTCGGCCGCGACCGCCGCTATCCCATCACCAACCGTTTTCGCGACAAGGGCGAGCCGTTGGCTGCGCCCGACGAGGCGCTGGTGTCGCGCGGGAGCAAGGCCTCGATCGACGCATTTGAGGGGTAG
- a CDS encoding GNAT family N-acetyltransferase, whose translation MGQTLPKPGLRPFLPDDVPVLAAIFVTSIEELTGEDYSEAQQQAWMAAAESEEFGKRLASDLTLIATLDGSPVGFASLRGNDHIRMLYVHPAVSGQGIATMLVDALEKLAGGRGATSLSVDASDTAQGFFAKRGYTAQQRNSVTINDEWLANTTMKKTLGAPQ comes from the coding sequence ATGGGACAGACTTTGCCGAAGCCCGGGTTGCGGCCGTTCCTGCCTGATGACGTGCCGGTGCTCGCTGCGATCTTCGTGACGAGCATCGAGGAGCTGACTGGCGAGGACTATAGCGAGGCGCAGCAGCAGGCCTGGATGGCGGCGGCGGAAAGCGAGGAGTTCGGCAAGCGGCTCGCCTCCGACCTGACGCTGATCGCGACGCTCGATGGCTCGCCCGTCGGCTTCGCATCGCTGCGCGGCAACGACCACATTCGCATGCTCTATGTGCATCCGGCCGTCAGCGGGCAGGGCATTGCGACCATGCTGGTCGATGCGCTGGAGAAGCTTGCCGGCGGCCGCGGCGCGACGAGCCTCTCCGTCGATGCCAGCGACACCGCACAGGGCTTCTTCGCCAAGCGCGGCTACACCGCCCAGCAGCGCAACAGCGTCACCATCAACGACGAGTGGCTCGCCAACACCACCATGAAGAAGACGCTCGGAGCGCCGCAATGA
- a CDS encoding DUF2865 domain-containing protein translates to MADMPEFLSLSRARFLLACTVLLSTAVLVTGAFAQAGPPPQPGQNGPGPNPMCVRLEGQLAALDRGGGGDPARDDQIRRYQDSQNRQQAELDRVTMQAKRMGCDSSGFFSLFNGRSAQCGPVNTQIQQMRANLDQITANLERLRSNGPGGFSPERDNQRRSVLIALAQNNCGPQYANAAQSQGAGNFLSNLFGGNNAGNPQAVPPSDLGPQSGTYRTVCVRTCDGAYFPISFATVPARFPDDEKTCKALCPAAEAVLYAHRNPGEDMNSAVSISGQPYTALPTAFKFRTEFNPSCSCKAAGQTWADALKSADDKAAAEQQGDIIVTEESAKKMQQQRLNRGTPANARKGAVPAPTTAAAPAAPPPADTGAGTNSENKPIRSVGPTFLPQQQK, encoded by the coding sequence ATGGCGGACATGCCTGAATTTTTGTCTCTCTCCCGCGCTCGCTTTCTCCTTGCCTGCACCGTGCTCTTGAGCACCGCCGTGCTCGTCACCGGCGCTTTCGCGCAGGCCGGGCCGCCGCCTCAGCCCGGCCAAAACGGACCCGGGCCGAATCCGATGTGTGTGCGGCTGGAAGGCCAGCTCGCCGCGCTGGACCGGGGCGGCGGCGGTGACCCCGCGCGTGACGACCAGATCCGCCGCTACCAGGATTCCCAGAACCGTCAGCAGGCCGAGCTCGACCGCGTCACGATGCAGGCCAAGCGCATGGGCTGCGATTCCTCCGGCTTCTTCTCGCTGTTCAACGGCCGGTCGGCGCAATGCGGCCCGGTCAACACCCAGATCCAGCAGATGCGCGCCAATCTCGACCAGATCACCGCCAATCTCGAGCGCTTGCGTTCGAACGGTCCCGGCGGCTTCAGCCCCGAGCGCGACAACCAGCGCCGCTCGGTGCTGATTGCGCTGGCGCAGAACAATTGCGGCCCGCAATATGCCAACGCCGCGCAGTCGCAGGGCGCCGGCAACTTCCTCAGCAATCTGTTCGGCGGCAACAACGCGGGCAATCCACAAGCCGTGCCGCCCTCCGATCTCGGCCCGCAATCCGGCACCTACCGCACTGTATGCGTGCGGACCTGCGACGGAGCCTATTTCCCGATCTCGTTTGCGACGGTGCCGGCGCGCTTCCCCGACGACGAAAAGACCTGCAAGGCGCTGTGCCCGGCCGCGGAAGCCGTGCTCTACGCTCACCGCAATCCCGGCGAAGACATGAACTCCGCGGTCTCGATCAGCGGCCAGCCCTACACGGCGCTGCCAACCGCTTTCAAATTCCGCACCGAATTCAACCCGTCCTGCTCCTGCAAGGCCGCAGGACAGACCTGGGCGGACGCACTGAAATCGGCTGACGACAAGGCGGCAGCGGAGCAGCAGGGCGATATCATCGTCACCGAGGAGAGCGCCAAGAAGATGCAGCAGCAGCGGCTCAACAGGGGCACGCCTGCGAATGCCAGGAAGGGCGCAGTTCCCGCGCCGACGACGGCGGCCGCACCGGCTGCGCCTCCGCCGGCAGATACCGGCGCTGGCACCAACTCCGAGAACAAGCCGATCCGCTCGGTCGGCCCCACGTTCCTGCCGCAGCAGCAGAAGTAG